taagttacttcaAGACGTTTCACCGAGAAGCTTCTCGGTGAAACTTCTCGGAtgagaagcttctcggatgagaagcTTCTCGGACAAAAACAGGCTCctgccagtttttgtctgagcgtgttaacacgctcagacaaaaactggttcatccgaaagacaaaacgccaaaacacagacttaacaatgtggtgtatgctgtacagtgcagcgaggagtgcccagacctctacattggagagaccaaacagccacttcacaagcgcatggcacaacacagaagaaccatctccacaggacaagactcagctgtccatctgcagcttaaggataaaggacactctttcgaggatgccaatgttcacattttggacagagaggacagatggtttgaaagaggagtgaaagaagccatctatgtccactgtgagcgaccatctttgaacagaggcgggggtttacgacaccaactctctgccatctataatccagttttgagatcccttcccagacgccttaacgcccactcacatcctgggatatctgatctcaggaattcgcatgataaggtggggccaggtttcacaatgaactcacccgaaactctggctgattgggacccacacctagtttcacaccttgtctcaggcgattagaggatcatcagggggtccttttgtccctctgtggggggatactcccactaggtttatatctgggactctccaccatttgaccttagaactgaagaagcttctcggatgagaggtgaaacgtcttcaagtaacttaaagaagtccagacgcttttctttgcaagctcctttgactacaatgacctggatgactgagaaccttcacagacatattagccattgttgatctgcacacagctgttgtcacgaacgtcgcactcgcttacgtcactgtcatgagacattctcgcaaaaaaaatcacggttttagtatcGCAGTGaggcagcgttcctacgggaaagtaatctaattaccatttttgcaatagtaatcccttactttacttggaCTCACCACCTGTTGTATGCTCTCCAGCGCTGGCTTCCTTGTTCCACCTCGGTAATCTGCTCACTAGGGAAATCGTCAACCTGTCGCTTTGCCTGCCTGTCCTCCAAGACACTCTTGGCAACTCAGAGAATTGTTTCTCCCACAGAAACCCTCCCTGAAGCTTCCCAGTCTGTCCTGCATGTAAGCCAACAGCACCTACTCACCTGCTCCTTTACCTGTCAGTAATTGCTTCTCCCTTTGTTGCAAAGCTCCCATGGTTCCGATCGCGACCTCTATGGACAGCCGTCCCCGTAAGCTGCCTCTGTTTCCACAGGCTCCTGCCAGACACCCTCTCTTCTTTTATGATTAGGCTTAAATCTGTCCTTTTTGATAAGGCTTAAATAAAGGGCTGAATCAGTTTACCTTGAAACCTCTCACTGCAATAGAGCTAGTCTcctgggggcttcccatgacacactgggctttttttttactctctgtttatacaccacttaatcattaattattattcATCTTTGGTGCTCTTCCATTGTGTGTCTTTTGTTCTGTCTCCCTTTACTCACTTCCAActggtcatggcagatggctacCCTttcttgagcctggttctgccagaggtttctttctgttaaaagggagtttttccaccCTTATCACCattgttgttgggttttctttgtattattgtctTTGTCTTACAATATAGTGCCCCTTTGAGGTGGCTGTAGTGGTGattttgtgctatataaataaagatataaaaataagtaaatagaaaaactgaactgaaaatgtgAGTTTGTCAGAGCATAATATGGGCTGTATAGGCCCAGCTCGCTTTCCTCAGGgctgcgttttttttttttcctccactgcCTTTCATTTACTGTGAGCCCCATCTGCTCTGtgcatttgcatttgtttctaatgattgtagaaacaaatacataaataaatttaaatgctGGACATGATACATTTGTCCTAAGTCTGCTTCCGGATGATAAACAGAATCATGGACCTGAAAGGCATGATTTTTGAAAGTGGTGTGGCACACATTTGAATATAAACACCAGTGAGATCAAGGTGATGACTGTTGATTTTAAGAAGGGGGCTGTAACACACGCTTGTGCTTTATTGCCAAGCCGAGTGTTTTAGTGGACAGTTCTTCATTCTCACTGTTGCCTTTACAGGCTGTTACCAATTGGCACACTCagcgtttttgtttgtgttttgttacaCACTACTGTTCTCTCTCAGCTACTCTTCCCCTCTAGATCCCAGCGTGCTGCTCAAATCGCACAGATATGACCTGATAATAATCTCCAGCTCCACTGGCCAGCCTCCCGTGGCACTGCCTCTGAACCCGCTGCACCACCATGAACAAAACCCCAAGACAGGTAAACTCATTCACTTGGGATAGCGTCTCATACATAACGGAGACCAGGTACGTCACCTATTCCCACCTGTGAACCACAGCCTAAGAGGCTCTCATGCATTCCTTCCAGTTTATGCTGGGCAGAGTACCACTAACACTGGAGCTGGAagtcaacaaaaacaacatcatcATCTGCAATAAGAAGAGATGAAATCCTGAGACCACCAAAGTGGAAGCCTTCTACCATTTGACTGGCACTAGAAATACTGTTTAaagttctgaaaaaaaaaaaaaaaaaaatcagtgacgAGTTCACCCAAGATGAAGTCCAACATCCTACAGAGCCCAGAAGATCCCCAGAGGGAGTTATTCAAATGCCACAAAAATTCAGCAAAAAAATGTTGGCTATGCCAACTCCAAACTACACTGATCAAATATCATTGAGAGGAAAACAGTATTTTATCATTGAGAGGAAAACAGTATTTTAGGACCAGAAAGAAACTGACATTGTTTGTCCTGAATATAAGGTTAAACTAACAGACAGCCTCTTATCACCAGTATTCTGGCAAAGACCTTTTCAGTGATGCCAAGTGTAATTCCTCCTAGAGTTGGACCACACCCTGCGGTCTACCTATATAGTATATCTATATCCACAATGTTTCCAAAAATATTTGCTTGTCTGCCTTCACACAtatatgaacttgagtgacatcccattcttaCTATATTGGGTTCCAACTGTTTCTGCTTTGTTATGATATCATTAACAGCTAATTTTAGAATATTTAGTAGCGACAAAATGTCACAACTGGACCTTTTGCACATCCTATCAAGGTACTATGCTGGAATTCAGCTCCCAAGAgtgacccattctttcacaaatgtttctaGAAGCAGACTGCATGCCtatgtgcttgattttatacacctgcggccatggaagtgattggaccACATGAATCCAAAGATTtggaattgtgtgtgtgtgtgtgtgtgtgtgtgtgtgtgtgtgtgtgtgtgtgtgtgtgtgtgtgtgtggaaagacAGGTAGGTAGATGCATAGATAGCTGTTTTCAAAAATGCATATACATCTTCATAAATTCATTTATGTATCctcatatttaaattatttctaATTATTTTCATATAACCATGTATTAAAATctcttaaaaaatatataactttaAGGACAGTATGATAACCAGAAATATGGTTTACTGCCTCTTGGTAATGGAATAGAGGGTTAAGCTGTGAAATGAGCGCACTGGGTTGATTTATACAATCCATTAATCCATCAATACCTTTAGTGTCATGCATTGTTTTGTCAGTGCAGAATAATACTCTTAGCATTCTGCTGAAAGCTGATCATCCTACACcctaaaaactaaaactgacatttacTTAAAATTTTTGAGGCAACACTTTTACACTTAAAAATCTGTTCAATATACTTGATCAATTGAATAACTAAAGCTTAAACATATTAAGTTGAAATGAGTAATTGTAGTTgttacacaaacatgaaaaaattgAGTAAAGAACACTGACATTCTTGGTCAATGTAACTGAAATATAGATGGTCGGTTAATTCAAAATTTTGTTCCATTTACTTAATATTGTAAACTGAATGTAATCAAAATTGCACTTAATAttaaatatggtaaatggcctgtatttgtatagccctttgcttagtccctatggactgaaaagcgctttacactacttTCAGTCatcctgaatgtgtgtgtgaatcattcagtcattcacacactggtgatggcaagctacattgcagccacagccaccctggggcgcactgacagaggctgccgaacactggcgccaccaggccctctgaccaccaccagtaggcagtaggtgacCGAGACTGTTTTGAGCCACTGGTAGtctaaaaaccaaacaaactaaTATGTAGTTGTGTGTTTCGTAATACATGTATGAAAATTACCACATGTTAAACATTTTTCCAAATGAAAGTTTAATTTTCATAAACATGGCAATAACTCGAAATAAACAAGCACTAAAAAGACAAGAGCCTTTCTCCTTTTAGCTCAAAGCCTTACATACTTGAAGGATAAATGGCAAACCAGGACAGCAAACACAAAAGCTcagagtatttaaaaaacaaaatgaacagaACAATGTAAAAGGCTCATGGTACTCAATTACTCTATATTATTGTGTTTTACTTAAACTTTTCAGTTGTAGTTGCTgacaataaataatattgatttGAATAATTAATGATTTTAGTACAGGATACTGATGAGTATAGATACCTATTTGTCAAATATTTTGATtcaattttaaacaaaaatattaagttCATGCAAAGAAGGTATTCTGTGAACTGCATACTGAATTTTTTTGTCTGAGATAAATGTAAATGAATACCTTAatttaacacaaacacatacgtTAACATTTTAGACATTTATTTCAACTTATCAAACTCAAATAATTACTAAAAGGATATTCATAGATTTTATCAGGCTCATCTAACTTATATTTATAGTGATATTTACTAAGCCTCTGAATTACTTTTTAGAGTGTAGGAGTAACAAAGAAAATAGATGTTGAAATGCTGCTACtgcaaaacaaattttaaaaatgcaataatTACAATATAAACTGCGTAAATGACATGATATGATGTGAgcagattttattttctttacattttaaatctttcagaTGATTGGTGAATATTACTTTCCCACAGAGCAGAGATGCTCTAaaacagcggtctccaaccttttttgcgccacggaccggcctttaaggtgtcgcggataaatacaacaaaataaaactagtaccggtaccgaaaaaaaagaagatttattcataacacacgtgaaaagacgcaggaaaaccgagttaacgataaaaacgataacaaaataacgctgaaaaccgataaaaaccctgaaaaccatacatttcacacctgagcctcaactctcgcggcccagtaccaaatgactcatggaccggtactggtccgtggcccgggggttggggaccactgctcTAAAAGAGCCTTTTTGGTGAACAAagtgatttatttctttttaaaaacaaacctttTACATGATTGCCTTATCTTTGGCAAATTAAATCCATACAAAAACGGGGTCAGCATCGGCTGACAAATGAAAAGATATATAGATAAAATGATATTGACTTCATGTGGTAACTGAGCAACAATAACGCTGGAATCAATAGACTGAAAGATGCATCCGACAAACAGGTTTGACACTGAGACGAGCTGAGGGGTGCAAGTAGTCACggctttctgcttgttttctctggATGTTTTTCGACAAATTGCCAAAATCTTCACATAAGAGACTGAAATAAGATTGAATGGTATGAAAATactcacaaagacaaagaatatGTCAGATATAAAGCTGTGGAATGAAAGTGAACATGAAAGTCGAATTAGTAATTGGTGGTCacaatacacattttcaatattaTTTCCACAAAACTTCAAACTGAAGACGAATGAGAATGATAGTATTACACTCAGGAATGAATATATCCACACAAGCAGAATCATGAAAAACACTCTCTCTGTGTTCATAATGACATTATAGCGTAATGGATGACAGATTGAGATATATCTGTCATAAGACATGGCTGCTAAACTACAAAACTCAGCAGGTGCACTTGTGTACATAAAACACATCTGCAGAAAACACCACGGCACGGTCACTTCATGCCTGTCTGAAAACATCTGTGAGAGCAAAAGAGGATACAGTGATGTGCTGATGTTTATCTCATTCACACATAAATTACAAAGCAGTATATACATTGGCTCATGTAGCTGTCTGTCCACATGTATGACCAAAATAAGGACTGTGTTGGCCACACATATAGAAAGGTACTGTCATGatttgctgtgtggcaggcaggagaaggacccaagatgcagactcacagacacggggataaactcaaaaaacacagctttattgctggccacGAGAAGTAATACAAAATAACctaaaactgggaaaactaaagcatgAGCTGTACAAGGAACCGAACCACGGGGAGAAttacacacaacatgagggagaacgcgacatgagggagaacgcaacatgagggagaacgcgacgccgaacgcgacgccgaacagagggagactcagacagaaatacacagaggaaagtgggcacacacggggaacacaggtgacactgataatcataacgagacagggcggggtgaactgaacatgacatgtacaggcacagaggttcagacaggaggagagagagcacggggaaaacacagacataacgggctggggaaacatgaaacaaccacaaagggagacgagggctcataaatacacagaggggcacacagggggtaaaagccatgaagggaaaacacttagggaacaacacaacagggcaactcagaaaacatggcctaaataaggaacgaaatacaaaaatacaaggaactaagaatactgggcccacatggcccaggaccatgacaggtacCAAAACAATATTATTACAAAATACAGGTATTTTAACTCCCCAACATTTCCATAAGCAGACAACACAAATGACACAATCTCACTGGAGTTTTCCATTTTCTGCATATCATATATTAAGCAAGATAGATCTGTAATCTTATGTATGATCCttttagaaatgaaaaaaagagtacCTGAGCAAATTTTATGATCTTTGCTTTAGGGTCTGTTTTACAAATACATGTTACCACATCATGACATATTCCTTTTCAGCAGCTGTTCCACCTGTGttgaaatgtgcacattaaaaatcaaaaacaccaaacagttTAAAACTTAAATGTATAGATTCATCAGCTTTCAATAACACATAACATTATACTGCTGCTTCCCTCCCAGCTAAAAGCCTCTGTTAACATTTATATCTGCGGCACACAGGAGAAGAAATGAAGTGGGTGGGGCTGAATTCGATAGTCATGGTTAGAGAGGTCATTATTTCCTTTGAAAACATCAAGGGCTGCTGCTCTTCTGACGTCACTTTGCTCTGCGCATGATGCAACCTTTGGGCAAACCTTGGACTTTTGGGCGGTGCTGTCAAGTTTGTTGGCTCTCTGTcatagagtatcacttcctgttcctgttacAATACACAATGGTGTTTTTTGTGTagccaatttaattaaaaactaatAGATAGCCTGTAATTTCATGGTGTAATATTACGTGCTTCATCGAAAGCACATGCTCTGTTATTTTCACAGTATTCATTTACTGTGGCTTTAGGGATTTGCTAGCTTAGCATAGTTTGTAGCCAACTTGCTAGCAGTATGGCCTcctcacctgtccctcctgcacctTTCTGCTCATTTGTCTCAGATGTTTTGTTACTCCTCAGCCTCCTTTAGTATTAACAATATTTGTAATAAACATAGCCTGTTTGCGGCCCCTCAGGCCAGGATCACGGGCTTCACACTCTCGAAAACCCATAGCTAGCCAGACAGTGCAGATGAAGGTAGTGTAGCCAACGTAAAATTATAATTCACTACAGTAGTAATGACACCTGGTTACAGCAGTTGGATATCACCTAAATTAATATTGAATCGATGTGTAACTTTGCAAAACAATGTTGGATTCCAGCATTTTCTGCCCCCCCAATCGGAGCAGGAGCAACATGTTTAGTTgtatgttctccttaaattgctggctacCTGAGTGATGTCCAAACAATGACTGTCAGCAGCTAACCAGAGTTGGGACAAGGAAGCAGAGTTGACATCAagtggatgacatcaagctgtgtGCCAaaagtgaacgagacatcgattcactgatccacaccaccatgatatacagcaatgacatcggaATTCCATAGAGGACAATATTTTAAAACATCTATTTATACTCATATGTGTTTAATATAATATTTTGTTTGCAAGAATAATAACATTTGCTTTCACTGAAAAAATAGATAATCTCACTAGAAAAGAGGATATTACATGTTAaaagttgatttaaaaaaaaaaatctaaatgaaacaatagatcatgttaatgcaaatatatgAAGTCAGCAGGCTTTATTTTCTTCATGCCATGTCCACAAACAATAAGATAATTGCTGAATGTTATTCTACCACACAGGAAAGATATTGAACAAGGAGATGTATTTTCTGGTAAACAGAAGTCCTTTACATGATTACCTTTTctaaattttcaaaataaattctCATTTTAACAAACCCATTGTTTGCATACccataaatgttttgtttgcaaGAATAGTGCCATTAACATTTCACCAAAGGAGTTAAGAGGAAATTTGAGTCTGTAAAGAGCTTTTGCTGTATGTATcaataaatgtataaaatatgtCTATGAGATCATTGCTAAATATCACTCTCCCACAGAGTAGAGGTTCTCTAAAACAGTCTCTTGCTAAAgaaagtgatttattttcttttaaaaagtagcCTTTTAAATGAGTGCCTTATCTTTGGCAAATTAAATCCATACAGGAACGGGGTGAGCATTGGTTGACAAATGAGGACATACATAGGTAAAATTATACGGACCTCGTCTGGTACCCGAGCTATTAAAAACCTAAAGTCAATAGAGTGAAAAATGCCGCCAACAAACAGGTTGGACACAGAGAAAATCTGAGGAGTGCAAGTAGTCACggctttctgcttgttttctattgaTGTTTTTCGACAAACTGCCAAAATCTTAAAGTAAGAGACTGAAATGAGAGTGAATGGGATGAAAATACTCACAATGGCAAAGAATATTTCAGATATATAGCTCTGGGTTGAAACTGAACATGAAAGTCTTATCATTAATTGGTGGTCACAATAAACATTTTCAACAATATTTCTGCAAAACTTCAAAccaaagatgaaagaaaatgagagtATAAAACTAACAAGTGAAAAAATCCACACAAGCAGAATCAATAAAAACACTCTCTTTGTATTCATAATGACATTATAGCATAATGGATGGCAAATTGAGATATATCTGTCATATGCCATGGCTGCTAAACCCCAAAACTCAGCAGGTGCACTTATGTACATAAAACACATCTGCAGAAAACACCACGGCACGGTCACCTCATGGCTGTCTGAAAACATCTGTGAGAGCAAAAGAGGATACAGTGATGTGCTGGCATTTATTTCATTCACACATAAGTTGCTGAGCAGTATATACATTGGCTCATGCAGCCTTCTGTCCACACGTATGACCACAATAAGGACTGTGTTTGCCACACATATAGAGAGGTACCAGACGAGTATTATTATGAAATAAAGGTATTTCAACTCTCCAATATTTCCATAAGCAGACAGCACAAATGAAACAATCTCACTTGAGTTTCCCATTTTCTCTATAATATGTTACAGTGGATAAGATAGATCAGTAATAATGATATATTATATTCATTAGAAAGAAATACCAGACATCAATATAGCTGAGCAAAGTTTCTATGATATCATTCAAATGCTGTTTTACACACACGTTACCTGATTATGGCACATTCCTTCTCAGCAGCTGTTGCACCTGTTGTACAATGTCCACATTAgcaatcaaaaacaaacagcaagtaGTTTTATACTTTAAAAGATTTAGGATTCAATTACACAGATTCTTACATATTAAGAACTCATAACAATAAACTCAGCTGCTTCCCTCCAGGTTGAACAAGACAAAAATAAGCTTCTGCTAATATTTATAGCTGcaacacagaggaggaggaggaggagggacaaACGGTGgcattcttttcttttgacaGATATTCctgagtttttgtttgttttaaataagaTACTGTCACGTCCGGTGTGGCAGACGTGTGGAGTTGtagaaaggacccaaaaggcggcagctctggtgcaggtgagtatttatttacaggagtgggtacaaacagcaatggtgggtgaacatgaaactggaaaacctaaactgggtaaaactaacaaaacaaaccagaaacgaagatgcagggaggtccggggaaatacatactgagagacacagggagaccAAGGGGAAACAACAtagacgaaccagcaacgacTAAGACAGAAGACAAGACTTaaaaacactcagagaacacagggagatcacacacaggtgggggacacagctgggagtgattaacgtgACGAGACtcgggaggcaaactgaaaacactcacataagacgcagaccttcaaaataaaacaggaaatggtaaatggcctgtatttatatagcgcttttactagtccctaaggaccccaaagcgctttacatatccagtcatccacccattcacacactggtgatggcaagctacattgtaaccacagccaccctggggcgcactgacagaggcgaggctgccggacactggcgccaccgggccctctgaccaccaccagtaggcaacaggtgaagtgtcttgcccaaggacacaacgaccgagactgtccaagccagggctcgaaccggcaaccttccgattacaaggcgaactcctaactcttgagccacgatcgaaagacatacacgcaatgacacaacacacaaactTCACACAGACTGGGGAACACATaggaacatgaaaacaaaacccagaataataataactactaaaacataaacacagagtCACAAACTCTGGATCATGACAGATACACTGTAAAATCATTACATCAACACATCAGTTATTACAAGTCTTTAGTATTGTAGAAGATaacttttttcttattattaagGGAATTCAAATTTCTCCACAAATGTTTTGAAACAGCCTAAAACTTGCCTGACCTGAACCTGAACAGTGTTCGGTTACTGGATGAATGTGCAAACCACCATTTGTCCATAGGGTGCACATGGGACCAGGATGATTGATTTTGTAATTGTATCTTCAGTTCTGTATGTTCTGTACACTTGAGTGAAGATTGGCACTAAGCTATCAACTGATTGCCatctggtggtgagttggatcaggtggcggggggggggggaggatgCTGGACAGACCAGGCACACTCAAGTGTATAGTAAGGGTGCACTGGGAATGTCTAGCAGAGGCCCAGTCAGCGAGATCCTAGACTCTCACTTCTGGCAGACTTTAATAGCATTTCTAGGGACGCGTCCCGCATGGTGTTATGTCCCGGCCTAGGAGTAACCGGGACCCAACATGAAGGTGCAACTCCGCGCTCCAACCACTCCTGAGAAAGGTCAGCAAAGGCGCATGAAGGTGCTAGCAGCAATTTATTTACTTCGGACATGAGCTGtgcccaaaataacaaacagaaaGATTTCTAATGTTCCTTAAGCTTTCCTTTTAAAACAAATGCGAACAAAAGACAATTTTCTAACCTACACTCCCTTGtcaaaaacatgagaaaaaggGTTCAACAAAAAAGGGCTTCTCACTCCTACTAAATCTGCTGCAGTGCTCAATATATACAGTGAATACACAATTACAAGCAATGTTTAAACAACTATTTACAAAGGTGCTCTTATCTCACACAAGATATCTCATTTACTGACAGCTCACACATTGCAAATTTTGACccgatttttcttcctttcagctgattggccaatgtcatatcaatcacaaatgtaacaatccaatcagcgAACAGATGTGTTTGGCTGTTGAAGGAGTgctaaatttgtgattgacatgacattgatcaatcagctgaaaggaagaaaattCGGGTCTAAATTTGTACTTGTAAGTTGAAATCCACACACAGCCAAGAATCTGAGCGcagagttttttattttttctttgtatcTGTAACCAGaccttaacaaaaaaaagttgtaactcgtgtaaatattttttttacaaacacaaatcttttttacacacatgcaaattctcATCTGTAGATGCACATACCATTCATTCATTCTAAAACCTTTATCACCAAAGGTATCATTACACCTTTAATCATGAATAATAACATTCCTGATGAGTTCCACAATTTCATAAACATTAGTGCCCCCATT
This window of the Maylandia zebra isolate NMK-2024a linkage group LG16, Mzebra_GT3a, whole genome shotgun sequence genome carries:
- the LOC143412870 gene encoding LOW QUALITY PROTEIN: olfactory receptor 8I2-like (The sequence of the model RefSeq protein was modified relative to this genomic sequence to represent the inferred CDS: substituted 1 base at 1 genomic stop codon); protein product: MENSSEIVSFVLSAYGNVGELKYLYFVIILFWYLKSXQYLSICVANTVLILVIHVDRQLHEPMYILLCNLCVNEINISTSLYPLLLSQMFSDRHEVTVPWCFLQMCFMYTSAPAEFCSLAAMSYDRYISICHPLRYNVIMNTERVFFMILLVWIYSFLSVILSFSFVFSLKFCGNNIENVYCDHQLLIRLSCSLSFHSFISDIFFVFVSIFIPFNLISVSYVKILAICRKTSRENKQKAVTTCTPQLVSVSNLFVGCIFQSIDSSVIVAQLPHEVNIILSIYLFICQPMLTPFLYGFNLPKIRQSCKRFVFKKK
- the LOC101478599 gene encoding olfactory receptor 8G17-like, with translation MGNSSEIVSFVLSAYGNIGELKYLYFIIILVWYLSICVANTVLIVVIRVDRRLHEPMYILLSNLCVNEINASTSLYPLLLSQMFSDSHEVTVPWCFLQMCFMYISAPAEFWGLAAMAYDRYISICHPLCYNVIMNTKRVFLLILLVWIFSLVSFILSFSFIFGLKFCRNIVENVYCDHQLMIRLSCSVSTQSYISEIFFAIVSIFIPFTLISVSYFKILAVCRKTSIENKQKAVTTCTPQIFSVSNLFVGGIFHSIDFRFLIARVPDEVRIILPMYVLICQPMLTPFLYGFNLPKIRHSFKRLLFKRK